From a single Bacillus gobiensis genomic region:
- the ehuA gene encoding ectoine/hydroxyectoine ABC transporter ATP-binding protein EhuA has product MAHVRRSKNDKPIVQYRNIKKSFGEVQILNGVDLDLYPGEKVAVIGPSGSGKTTLARMLMTLEEPSGGTIEVEGESLWHKEVNGSIAPADKKHFRKVRGKIGMVFQQYNLFPHMTILRNVMEAPVHVLKIPKEEAKNRAIEMLTKVGLANKLDAYPAQLSGGQQQRVAIARACVMKPKIMLFDEVTAALDPELVGEVLQVIKNIADDGSVSMMIITHEMDFAYEVADRVVFMADGQIVEQAPPKQLFSNPTHQRTKDFLSRFLNKNSFTANIL; this is encoded by the coding sequence TTGGCTCATGTACGACGAAGTAAAAACGATAAACCAATTGTTCAATATCGAAATATTAAAAAGTCGTTTGGCGAAGTGCAAATTTTAAACGGAGTGGACCTTGACCTATATCCCGGAGAAAAAGTCGCTGTTATAGGACCCAGCGGCTCAGGAAAAACCACGCTTGCACGCATGCTAATGACCCTTGAAGAACCTTCTGGCGGAACGATTGAAGTAGAGGGAGAAAGCTTGTGGCACAAAGAAGTGAACGGCTCAATCGCTCCTGCTGATAAAAAACATTTTCGAAAGGTACGCGGCAAAATCGGTATGGTTTTTCAGCAGTACAATCTATTTCCGCACATGACCATTTTACGGAATGTGATGGAAGCGCCTGTCCATGTATTAAAGATACCAAAAGAGGAAGCGAAAAATCGGGCGATCGAGATGTTAACAAAAGTAGGGCTCGCCAATAAACTGGATGCGTATCCGGCCCAGCTATCCGGGGGCCAGCAGCAGCGTGTGGCGATTGCCAGAGCATGTGTAATGAAGCCGAAAATCATGCTGTTTGACGAAGTAACGGCAGCACTTGACCCGGAGCTTGTCGGTGAAGTGCTGCAGGTCATCAAAAATATTGCGGACGACGGCAGCGTGTCAATGATGATCATAACTCACGAGATGGACTTTGCTTACGAGGTAGCAGATCGCGTAGTATTTATGGCAGACGGCCAAATCGTTGAACAAGCCCCGCCAAAACAATTATTCTCTAATCCAACCCATCAACGGACAAAAGACTTTTTAAGCCGTTTCCTGAATAAAAATTCGTTTACGGCAAATATTCTTTAA
- a CDS encoding RrF2 family transcriptional regulator, whose amino-acid sequence MRLTNYTDYSLRVLIYLSLQNGEKLSNIKDIADSYQISKNHLMKVTHELGKLGYIETIRGRNGGVRLAKHPREINIGEVVSKTEEDFHLVECFNKETSHCALTPSCKLRHALAEALQAFIDVLKKYTLEDLVHNRDDLRKLLGS is encoded by the coding sequence ATGAGATTAACAAATTATACCGATTATTCGTTAAGAGTGTTGATATATCTTTCCCTGCAAAACGGTGAAAAATTAAGTAATATTAAGGATATTGCAGATTCTTATCAAATATCGAAAAATCACTTAATGAAGGTTACTCATGAGCTTGGAAAACTCGGTTATATTGAAACGATTCGCGGCCGCAATGGCGGCGTGAGACTTGCCAAACATCCAAGAGAGATCAATATTGGCGAGGTCGTTTCAAAAACCGAAGAAGATTTTCATCTTGTCGAATGCTTTAACAAGGAGACCAGCCACTGTGCGTTAACCCCCTCATGTAAGCTGCGGCACGCTTTGGCTGAAGCTCTTCAAGCGTTCATAGATGTGTTGAAAAAATATACGTTGGAGGACTTAGTCCATAACAGGGATGATCTTCGTAAGTTGTTGGGTTCTTGA
- a CDS encoding MurR/RpiR family transcriptional regulator, translating to MKNLIISKIQSSNKPITKSQKLVADFMIKNVEKSTYMTANQIGTEAGVSETTVIRFALSLGYKSFSDLQEDFRERIITDQTVKRFQQANKEMGEKDTIASSFHLDSENLNKTYEQINRESFGKAVDLICQANKTCVIGFRSSSTDANYLGFSLHAMLGNVSTITSTGMEFEDCLRNSDEETVIIAISFSRYTAFVVEAIQYLKKEKNCKVITITDGIHSPLIAFSDEVFIVEVRSFTPINSHVASIALCNSFISSIGQKQTHRIENNLNSLEDYLRKINIFY from the coding sequence GTGAAAAACTTAATCATTTCAAAGATACAATCATCGAATAAGCCTATTACAAAATCTCAAAAGCTAGTTGCGGATTTCATGATAAAAAATGTTGAGAAATCTACTTATATGACTGCTAATCAAATTGGGACAGAAGCAGGAGTAAGCGAAACTACTGTTATCCGCTTTGCTCTGTCTTTAGGTTATAAAAGTTTCTCGGATTTGCAGGAGGATTTTAGAGAAAGAATTATTACCGATCAAACAGTCAAAAGATTTCAACAAGCAAATAAGGAAATGGGAGAAAAAGATACAATCGCAAGCAGTTTTCATTTAGATAGTGAAAACCTGAATAAAACATATGAACAAATAAACCGAGAGTCATTTGGAAAAGCTGTTGATTTAATCTGTCAGGCAAACAAAACGTGTGTCATCGGATTTCGCTCATCTTCTACCGACGCCAATTACCTGGGATTCTCTTTACATGCGATGTTGGGAAATGTATCAACAATTACTTCAACAGGAATGGAATTTGAAGACTGTCTTCGAAATTCTGATGAAGAAACAGTCATTATTGCAATTAGTTTTTCAAGGTATACGGCATTTGTGGTGGAAGCCATTCAGTATTTAAAAAAAGAGAAAAACTGTAAGGTTATTACGATTACAGATGGTATCCATTCACCGCTTATTGCTTTCAGCGATGAAGTTTTTATTGTGGAAGTTCGTTCATTCACTCCAATCAACTCTCATGTTGCTTCGATTGCATTATGCAATTCTTTTATTTCTTCTATCGGTCAAAAACAAACACATAGGATTGAGAACAATTTAAATAGCTTAGAGGATTATTTAAGAAAAATAAACATTTTTTATTAA
- the ehuD gene encoding ectoine/hydroxyectoine ABC transporter permease subunit EhuD, with amino-acid sequence MWDWSYAISIVPQLIDAMWMTIAATVAGFITAAILGLLWAVCRRSSFKPLVFLVTCIVDFVRNTPLLVQLFFIFYVFPEYGVSLSPFAAGVIGLGLHYSTYLAEVFRSGIESIPKGQWEAGEALNFSKPKLWLRIILPQSIAPIIPVLGNYFIVMFKETPLLSAITLVEMMQTAKIIGSGSFRYLEAFTLVGLIFLLLSYPASLLVRYVEGKTNAKLGRAA; translated from the coding sequence ATGTGGGATTGGAGTTATGCGATATCGATCGTGCCCCAGCTGATCGATGCGATGTGGATGACGATTGCTGCCACCGTTGCGGGCTTTATTACGGCCGCAATCCTTGGGCTGCTATGGGCCGTCTGCAGAAGGTCATCCTTTAAGCCTCTTGTCTTTCTCGTTACTTGCATCGTCGATTTTGTGAGAAACACTCCGCTTTTGGTGCAATTGTTCTTTATATTTTATGTGTTTCCCGAATACGGGGTATCACTGAGCCCGTTTGCTGCAGGAGTCATTGGGCTTGGATTGCATTACAGCACCTATTTGGCAGAGGTATTCCGCTCAGGCATCGAATCGATTCCAAAAGGGCAATGGGAAGCTGGTGAAGCGTTAAATTTTTCAAAGCCGAAGCTGTGGCTGCGAATCATTCTGCCGCAATCTATCGCTCCTATCATTCCGGTACTTGGCAACTATTTCATCGTAATGTTCAAGGAAACTCCGCTCTTATCCGCCATCACATTGGTAGAGATGATGCAAACGGCAAAAATCATCGGTTCTGGATCATTTCGATATTTAGAAGCTTTTACGCTTGTAGGTCTTATCTTTTTGCTGTTAAGCTACCCTGCTTCTCTTCTTGTTCGATACGTTGAAGGAAAAACGAACGCAAAATTGGGAAGGGCTGCATAA
- a CDS encoding sodium/glutamate symporter, with protein sequence MIPNTPIDSITLSAMLFYLAVLGALLAVGVFLRMKISLLKKFFIPASLLAGFIGLILGPDGAKLLTSEMVSSWGSLAGILITFVFAPMLIGIKMKDSKGAKKHFAPQLFYHYMGNMIQYFLPVFITITILVPLFGVNELFATLIEVGWSGGHGTAAGMGEVYSSFQWEEGGTLGLTSATIGLVVSFIGGIIIINYSVKKGYTSVLKNRNQMKQKNEEDISEEKREPGSYTTISGDVVDGFAFHAALLLIAVLLGWFMQKILETFIPGLPLFPMAMIGGGILNLVISKTSYYKLIDVRTFQRIQGISLEFLIVGAVASIKIPVVVEYALPLFVMSVLMLLSMLWFFFYMGPRMFKEDWFENSIVIFGTLTGVAAIGLMLLRTVDPEGKTGAMAAYGLKAPLFSPFLGGGLITSIFPIMLISYGPFWVGGITLMIFLVLFFVAKSTGVYRKKKSPKKNDYSEGVSSTN encoded by the coding sequence ATGATTCCAAATACACCAATTGATTCAATTACGCTTAGTGCAATGCTGTTTTATCTTGCAGTTTTAGGGGCACTGCTTGCAGTTGGGGTTTTTCTTAGAATGAAGATTTCATTATTAAAGAAGTTTTTTATTCCCGCTTCACTTTTAGCTGGTTTTATTGGCTTAATCTTAGGTCCTGATGGAGCAAAACTTCTTACAAGTGAGATGGTAAGCTCATGGGGGAGTTTGGCTGGTATCTTAATTACTTTTGTATTTGCACCGATGCTGATTGGAATCAAAATGAAGGATTCAAAAGGTGCAAAGAAACATTTTGCCCCGCAGCTGTTTTATCATTACATGGGGAATATGATTCAATATTTTCTTCCTGTTTTTATTACGATCACTATATTGGTCCCTCTATTTGGTGTGAATGAATTATTTGCAACGTTAATAGAGGTTGGCTGGTCAGGGGGGCATGGCACTGCAGCAGGGATGGGTGAAGTATACAGCAGCTTTCAATGGGAAGAAGGAGGAACTCTCGGGTTAACATCTGCCACAATTGGTCTTGTCGTTTCATTTATCGGTGGAATCATAATAATTAATTACTCAGTAAAAAAGGGATATACATCAGTCTTAAAAAACCGAAATCAGATGAAACAAAAAAATGAAGAAGATATTTCAGAAGAGAAGAGAGAGCCCGGATCTTACACTACAATCAGCGGGGATGTCGTTGATGGATTTGCGTTTCACGCTGCATTACTCTTGATCGCTGTATTGCTGGGCTGGTTTATGCAGAAAATCTTAGAAACTTTTATACCTGGCCTTCCATTATTTCCAATGGCAATGATTGGGGGAGGAATATTAAACCTAGTAATATCCAAAACTAGTTACTATAAATTAATTGATGTGCGAACGTTTCAAAGGATACAAGGGATTAGCTTGGAGTTTTTGATTGTGGGGGCAGTGGCTTCCATTAAGATTCCTGTTGTTGTAGAATACGCCCTTCCGTTATTCGTTATGTCTGTGCTCATGTTGTTATCAATGCTTTGGTTTTTCTTTTACATGGGGCCGAGAATGTTTAAAGAAGATTGGTTTGAAAATTCGATTGTCATTTTTGGTACATTAACAGGAGTTGCCGCTATAGGTTTGATGCTTCTTCGCACGGTGGATCCGGAAGGGAAAACGGGTGCTATGGCTGCTTATGGCTTGAAAGCTCCTTTGTTTAGCCCATTTTTAGGGGGAGGGTTAATTACTTCTATTTTTCCAATAATGCTGATTTCATATGGCCCCTTTTGGGTTGGAGGAATCACTTTGATGATTTTCCTTGTTTTATTTTTTGTTGCCAAATCGACCGGCGTTTATAGAAAAAAGAAATCCCCGAAGAAAAATGATTATTCTGAAGGTGTTTCCAGTACGAACTAA
- a CDS encoding DoxX family protein, which yields MQRNHEIGTFLLRLMLGITFFAHGMSKFQGGIENTAGFFASLGIPGFMAYVVAIIELIGGIAMVAGIGTRIVSALFAVILIVATLLVKLPDGFLGGYELDIVLLVVSLHLALNGSALYSVDSKLPFLKKKKHSINA from the coding sequence ATGCAAAGAAATCATGAAATCGGAACATTCTTATTGAGACTTATGCTCGGTATCACATTTTTTGCACACGGCATGAGTAAATTCCAGGGAGGGATTGAAAATACAGCCGGATTCTTTGCAAGCTTAGGCATTCCGGGATTTATGGCGTATGTAGTTGCAATAATCGAGTTGATTGGCGGAATTGCTATGGTTGCAGGCATTGGAACAAGAATCGTATCCGCGCTGTTTGCAGTGATCTTGATTGTCGCTACGCTGCTAGTGAAGCTGCCAGATGGTTTCTTAGGAGGCTATGAATTGGATATCGTTTTACTGGTTGTTTCCCTGCACCTTGCTTTAAACGGAAGTGCTCTATACTCTGTAGATTCCAAGCTGCCGTTTTTGAAGAAGAAAAAACATAGTATAAATGCTTAA
- a CDS encoding NAD(P)/FAD-dependent oxidoreductase: MIYDVIVIGGGVIGTSIAYQAAKKGKKIIIIEKGSIANTGGASAASAGGLRENDRDPREMPLAQASLTMWADLESELDADLEYVNSGQLMLFDESITDNQIMEIAERNKKFHIDYHQLDRENLLQKVPALSTEFQRGIFYKNGGHANPLLATIAFAEAARRLGVKIQRGTTVKKIMLTPGEKSVTGVLTDKGDFYAEVVVNAAGAWASKIHETVGTPLPIAARAPQMSATLPAPQFLGPVISILGRKLSLKQTIDGRLRAGGGYSSNPGNDEFSATFSKESLDSQRQQILSVLPKALDSPVDYTYYGIEAECEDGVPILGAFPNIGGYFLATGFSGHGFTLAPGIGVAMSELISGSTSSISINGLGFERFLDASHAQAFEGRIYPG; the protein is encoded by the coding sequence ATGATTTATGACGTAATCGTGATTGGCGGAGGTGTGATAGGGACATCAATTGCCTATCAAGCAGCTAAAAAAGGAAAAAAGATAATTATCATTGAAAAAGGAAGTATCGCCAATACAGGCGGGGCTTCCGCAGCTTCGGCAGGAGGGCTTAGAGAAAACGACCGTGATCCTCGTGAAATGCCTCTCGCGCAAGCAAGCCTTACCATGTGGGCTGACTTGGAAAGTGAATTGGATGCCGATTTAGAGTATGTTAATTCAGGACAGCTGATGCTTTTTGACGAGTCAATCACTGACAATCAAATTATGGAGATTGCTGAGAGAAACAAGAAATTTCACATAGATTATCATCAGTTAGATAGAGAAAATCTTTTACAAAAAGTACCGGCATTATCCACAGAATTTCAAAGAGGAATTTTTTATAAGAATGGAGGCCATGCCAATCCGTTATTAGCAACTATTGCGTTCGCCGAAGCTGCCAGAAGATTAGGAGTAAAAATTCAAAGAGGAACGACTGTGAAAAAAATCATGCTGACTCCAGGAGAAAAGAGTGTCACAGGTGTATTGACGGATAAAGGAGATTTTTATGCAGAAGTAGTTGTAAATGCTGCAGGAGCATGGGCTTCTAAAATTCATGAAACGGTAGGTACACCATTGCCAATTGCCGCCAGAGCTCCTCAAATGTCAGCAACTCTTCCAGCTCCTCAATTTCTAGGCCCGGTAATCAGTATATTAGGGAGAAAACTTAGCTTAAAACAAACGATTGACGGGCGGCTCCGGGCAGGCGGCGGATATTCAAGCAACCCTGGAAATGATGAATTTTCAGCAACTTTTTCAAAAGAAAGCCTGGACAGTCAAAGACAGCAAATTCTTTCAGTTTTACCAAAAGCTTTGGATAGTCCAGTAGATTATACTTACTATGGGATAGAGGCTGAATGTGAGGACGGTGTTCCTATTTTAGGAGCATTCCCGAATATTGGAGGATATTTTTTAGCTACTGGTTTTAGCGGACATGGATTTACGCTTGCACCGGGCATCGGGGTTGCGATGTCGGAATTAATATCGGGTTCAACTTCATCTATTTCAATTAACGGGCTTGGCTTCGAACGCTTTTTAGACGCTTCCCATGCTCAGGCTTTTGAGGGAAGAATTTATCCTGGATAA